In Ciona intestinalis unplaced genomic scaffold, KH HT000027.2, whole genome shotgun sequence, the sequence TTACGAATGTCGGTTTCCTTGTTCTTATATTTGCGTTTGATCTCGGCGATGTAATCGTTTTCCTCTTTGTCCAATATCTTGATAAACATAAGTAGCTCGGCTACTGAGAAGGATTCCCACTGCAAGGGGTGGAGGGTGTTAGTTGTTTATGGGGTTGTGGGGCAGTTGTAAGTGACCATGGGGTTAGAGCAAAGTGtctttgcccaaggacaccaACAATGTAAGCCTATATTCTTGGGTTACAATACAACTTATTATTAGCATTAGTTACCGAACAAAGAAAGAGGTTCTGCCTCACCAACCCAGCTTGTATACTCATACCACTTAAATAAACCCATGGTTTACACATCACAACTTACGTGTATATCCCTTGATTCGTTCTCCTGCAATATGAAACCCCTTTTATCACTGTTACCATTCCCCCATAATAACCTGAGGAACAACGGGCGTTCACGCGGCAACATCTTGCGTAGGATCACTAAGGAAGTCAGGTTGATTAAAACAACGAGGAGAaagaaattagcagcaaaacgacagtcgttaaaacacgctatggctAAAAACTACTTAAGAAAAAATGCTTTCATAAATTAGGTTTTATTGAAGCAACTAATAGATGGGAAACGGCAACAAAATGAATTCTCTGCTGACCCAAGAACCATCATACTACAATATAAACCAAGTTAACCCACCATGCCCCTCCTCACGAACTTGTTTCTCGAACAAAGCGAACTTCATCGGGTTATCGCTGATGCTGTACTTGTTAAGCAGTGCTTGTACGACCAACTCCGATGTGGTGTCCGATGTTAGATGTAATGCTTTCAAAGCACCCTGGGTGAGTATAGATGTTATTGGGACGATATGGAACTTTACGGGGAATTACATGCAGTGGAAAACAACGGGAAGTCAAACCACAACCAAGTTTTCTAGAAAACCTGGAACACGTAAACATGTTCTGATGGCTACAATCACAACCCAGAGGTTTTGGGTTCAAAGTTCGTTTCCgcaaccattgtgggcgtaccttgggcaagatacttaacagcaattgctccaacccagtggtcactgatgggttggctaaattaaaaacaatcaccaacaaagtaacatacgtggtacaCAATCACCATTATTCACCTTATCGATATAAAACGAAGCTTTCCTGGTCGGTTTACGAGAGGTCTTGGTTGAATCGTGCACACTGACGGGGCGCATGAGGTTCATTGAAACACGGATGAAACCACGGAATGTTTCTCCGTTATCTTGCTGTGGGTGGCGTTGGTATGTTAGTTACAAATGGCACTGATCCAGTGCTTATGAACTTGGATGATTCTTGTAACCAAATAAGTTCTATACAAAACgctaacaaacaaaaatcaagtccaagaAAGTTGTGATGACGCTCCCACACAGACCTCTTGTCCGAATAGAATTGACATCTTCACCTTTATTTGGTTGCGAGAATCGGGGAATTCATAACCGTTATAGTTAACATACCATATATAGCATACATAAAGCATACCAATGTCATTTGTTGACTCCCCTTCACTGTTTGGTTGAAGTTTTCGATTCTTTCCTGGATTTCCTCGGTCGATAGAACTCGGTGAATGGTGTTGAACTCTTTCAGTGTCGTCTGCGatcaaaattaagttttaatagGAATTTTGGGTGTGAAGGGCAACTTCGGATTTAAACCAAGGTTTTCTGTCGCAATTCGCTGTAAGACATcaccacacaaagataaaactttaatttatctcctagaatattttaatgacgctcaaattaattaaaacaaacagtagaaatgtgacatcacaaacctcaTCCTTTGTCTCTTGAACAATGGTTTTGTATCGATTAAGTGCGTTGGGGTCATTCAAGGTCAAACTACGGACATGTTGGTCGGCCTCGCACGTGAGGGAAACGGTGGTCGCGCATTTTTCGTGGCAGACCATCTTGCATTCTGTGGGTTAACCGTGTTGGAGATGA encodes:
- the LOC100175967 gene encoding ras association domain-containing protein 5-like is translated as MSESQKEPLVQGESPKLGHNFEAYELKEWVNWCDACGSVILSLFRKCVSCSKCKMVCHEKCATTVSLTCEADQHVRSLTLNDPNALNRYKTIVQETKDETTLKEFNTIHRVLSTEEIQERIENFNQTVKGSQQMTLQDNGETFRGFIRVSMNLMRPVSVHDSTKTSRKPTRKASFYIDKGALKALHLTSDTTSELVVQALLNKYSISDNPMKFALFEKQVREEGHVILRKMLPRERPLFLRLLWGNGNSDKRGFILQENESRDIHWESFSVAELLMFIKILDKEENDYIAEIKRKYKNKETDIRNAISHQSKRS